One genomic segment of Micromonospora sp. WMMC415 includes these proteins:
- a CDS encoding 1-phosphofructokinase family hexose kinase translates to MILTVTLNPSLDRAVAVESLVRGAVLRAAPAHLDPGGKGVNVARALLANDVPSRAVIPCGGPEGEQLVRLLAAEGVPMVAVPVAGRTRSNITLAEPDGTITKINEPGPALSGAELEAVTELVLSAAGSADWVVVCGSNPPSLAVDEFGKLCRRLLDAGVRLAVDTSGPALVAAAAAGAWLLKPNREELAQATGRAVDSTEDVVTAAQHLRELGARAVVASLGADGAVLVDGDGVVTGTAPVAERRSNVGAGDALLAGFLAGGATGGEALAEGLAWGAAAVSLPGSRMPGPGDLRRDHVHIHHRPDLVRHLLTRD, encoded by the coding sequence ATGATCCTCACCGTCACCCTCAACCCGAGCCTGGACCGGGCCGTCGCCGTCGAATCGCTCGTGCGCGGAGCGGTGCTGCGGGCGGCACCCGCGCACCTCGACCCCGGCGGCAAGGGAGTCAACGTCGCGCGGGCGCTGCTCGCCAACGACGTGCCGTCGCGGGCCGTCATCCCGTGCGGCGGCCCGGAGGGGGAGCAACTGGTCCGGCTGCTGGCAGCGGAGGGCGTACCCATGGTCGCCGTACCGGTCGCCGGGCGGACCAGGTCCAACATCACCCTCGCCGAGCCGGACGGCACGATCACGAAGATCAACGAACCGGGCCCGGCGCTCTCCGGCGCCGAGCTGGAGGCGGTGACCGAGCTGGTGCTGTCCGCCGCCGGCTCGGCCGACTGGGTCGTGGTGTGCGGCAGCAACCCGCCGTCCCTGGCGGTCGACGAGTTCGGCAAGCTGTGCCGCCGGCTGCTCGACGCGGGAGTCCGGCTGGCGGTCGACACCAGCGGCCCGGCGCTGGTCGCCGCGGCGGCCGCGGGAGCATGGCTGCTCAAGCCCAACCGGGAGGAGCTCGCCCAGGCTACCGGGCGGGCGGTCGACTCGACGGAGGACGTCGTCACCGCCGCCCAGCACCTACGCGAGTTGGGCGCCCGGGCCGTGGTGGCCAGCCTGGGTGCGGACGGTGCCGTCCTGGTCGACGGCGACGGCGTCGTCACCGGAACCGCACCCGTCGCCGAGCGCCGCAGCAACGTCGGCGCCGGGGACGCCCTGCTCGCCGGCTTCCTGGCCGGTGGCGCCACCGGCGGGGAGGCGCTCGCCGAGGGACTCGCCTGGGGCGCGGCGGCGGTCAGCCTGCCGGGCAGCCGGATGCCCGGGCCCGGCGACCTGCGCCGCGACCACGTCCACATCCACCATCGGCCGGACCTGGTCCGGCACCTGCTCACAAGGGACTGA
- a CDS encoding DeoR/GlpR family DNA-binding transcription regulator, whose product MYAEERQQEILRRARAQGRVDVMVLAEELAVTSETIRRDLTALERAGVLRRVHGGAIPVERLGFEPALAARDAVLTAEKERIAKAALAEVPDEGAVIIDAGTTTGRLAQALNTERELTVIVNAPPLATLLAARPNLNVIMLGGRVRGRTMATVDDWALQALSQMYVDVAFMATNGCSVERGLTTPDPAEAAVKRAMIAAARRTVLLADHTKFGNDYLARFGRLADVDVVITDTGLSTAAAGALRHAGPEVIRA is encoded by the coding sequence ATGTACGCCGAGGAACGGCAACAGGAGATCCTCCGCAGGGCCCGGGCCCAGGGGCGCGTCGACGTGATGGTCCTGGCCGAGGAACTGGCGGTGACCAGCGAGACCATCCGGCGGGACCTGACCGCGTTGGAGCGCGCGGGGGTGCTGCGCCGCGTGCACGGGGGTGCGATCCCGGTCGAGCGGCTGGGTTTCGAGCCGGCACTCGCCGCCCGGGACGCGGTGCTGACCGCGGAGAAGGAACGCATCGCCAAGGCGGCCCTCGCCGAGGTCCCAGACGAGGGAGCCGTCATCATCGACGCGGGCACGACCACCGGGCGGCTGGCCCAGGCGCTGAACACGGAGCGCGAGCTGACGGTGATCGTCAACGCCCCGCCGCTGGCGACTTTGCTGGCCGCCCGGCCCAATCTCAACGTGATCATGCTCGGCGGCCGGGTTCGGGGCCGGACGATGGCGACGGTGGACGACTGGGCCCTGCAGGCGCTGTCCCAGATGTACGTCGACGTGGCGTTCATGGCGACCAACGGCTGCTCGGTCGAGCGCGGGCTGACCACGCCGGATCCCGCCGAGGCCGCCGTCAAGCGGGCGATGATCGCCGCGGCCCGGCGTACCGTGCTGCTGGCCGACCACACGAAGTTCGGCAACGACTACCTCGCACGGTTCGGCCGGCTCGCCGACGTCGACGTGGTCATCACCGACACCGGGTTGAGCACCGCCGCCGCCGGTGCGCTGCGGCACGCCGGCCCGGAGGTGATCCGGGCATGA
- a CDS encoding YncE family protein yields MAKTTISRRTVLTLLAATGTATVVGCERTRRQAPAANVPIPDALVVDIADGLGLLRGDERQRFPGSLPAADGSVIHATAPDGGDTAFWRVDTATGRTSARITLPGRWLPQAVSASGTTVALTSDAVNVTDGRPEGRNATPLMIVDGNGVPRRLELPGNYVPETFTEDLTGLFVLEWLPPTSPDRYRVRVVDLATTQPGPLFTRDKGPVPVGAEEEMRGEGRQAVMAPDRSTLYTLYTHQPGHRHTRDLVSGRPGHVHAFVHTLHLTGRWAFCVDLPNPFGAAPGSGHAIAITPDGGRLVVVDATSGTAAEISTQDLTVRRTVRLPSGIGTAHAAADRARLFVGVGTTVRTMGLADLGPTGEWQVREPVTGLVPSPDGRRLYVGQTDSVSWHDPATGAELGRVPVPGLVTLRGLVAGA; encoded by the coding sequence ATGGCAAAGACGACGATCTCGCGGCGTACCGTCCTGACCCTGCTCGCGGCCACCGGCACCGCCACGGTGGTCGGTTGCGAGCGAACCCGCCGGCAGGCCCCGGCGGCGAACGTCCCGATTCCGGATGCGCTGGTCGTCGACATCGCGGACGGGCTCGGGCTGCTGCGCGGTGACGAGCGGCAAAGGTTCCCGGGCTCGCTTCCCGCCGCCGACGGGTCGGTCATCCACGCGACCGCACCCGACGGCGGTGACACCGCCTTCTGGCGGGTCGACACCGCCACGGGCCGGACCTCCGCGCGGATCACGCTGCCCGGACGCTGGCTGCCGCAGGCGGTCTCGGCCAGCGGTACGACGGTCGCGCTGACGTCGGACGCCGTGAACGTGACCGACGGGCGCCCGGAGGGGCGGAACGCCACCCCACTGATGATTGTCGACGGGAACGGGGTCCCTCGGCGTCTGGAACTGCCCGGCAACTACGTCCCGGAGACCTTCACCGAGGATCTCACCGGGCTGTTCGTCCTGGAGTGGCTTCCGCCGACGTCGCCGGACCGCTACCGGGTCCGCGTCGTCGACCTCGCCACCACGCAGCCGGGTCCGCTCTTCACGCGAGACAAGGGGCCGGTCCCGGTCGGCGCGGAGGAGGAGATGCGGGGTGAGGGACGCCAAGCGGTGATGGCGCCGGACCGGTCGACCCTCTACACGCTCTACACCCATCAGCCCGGCCACCGGCACACCCGGGACCTGGTCAGCGGTCGGCCCGGCCACGTGCACGCGTTCGTCCACACGTTGCACCTCACCGGGCGGTGGGCGTTCTGCGTCGACCTGCCGAACCCGTTCGGTGCGGCGCCCGGGAGCGGTCACGCCATCGCGATCACCCCGGACGGAGGCCGGCTCGTCGTCGTCGACGCCACGTCCGGTACGGCGGCGGAGATCTCGACCCAGGACCTGACCGTACGGCGAACGGTCCGGCTGCCCAGCGGCATCGGGACGGCTCACGCCGCCGCCGACCGTGCCCGCCTCTTCGTCGGCGTGGGTACGACGGTGCGGACCATGGGCCTGGCCGACCTCGGGCCGACCGGTGAATGGCAGGTTCGCGAGCCGGTCACCGGTCTCGTGCCGAGCCCGGACGGCCGGCGGCTGTACGTGGGCCAGACCGATTCCGTCAGCTGGCACGATCCGGCCACCGGTGCCGAGTTGGGCCGAGTGCCGGTGCCCGGCCTGGTGACGCTGCGCGGCCTGGTCGCCGGCGCCTGA
- a CDS encoding RNA polymerase sigma factor: MLLGAGADAEDTIQEAFVKAFRSLSRYRGESSFRSWLVAIVANETRNLHRSRIRRDGLALRAATSNPAPEVTGDVAVDTVLAAERRATLVQALRRLPVKDREVIVCRFFLDLNEEETGAVLGWPRGTVKSRMSRALKKLRSLLDLAEVRNG; this comes from the coding sequence GTGCTCCTCGGCGCGGGCGCGGATGCCGAGGACACCATCCAGGAGGCGTTCGTGAAGGCGTTCCGCAGCCTCTCCCGCTACCGGGGCGAGTCCTCCTTCCGCTCCTGGCTGGTGGCCATCGTCGCCAACGAGACCCGCAACCTGCACCGGTCGCGCATCCGCCGGGACGGGCTCGCCCTCCGCGCCGCGACGAGCAACCCGGCACCGGAGGTCACCGGGGACGTCGCCGTCGACACCGTCCTGGCCGCGGAACGCCGCGCCACGCTGGTCCAGGCGTTACGCCGGCTGCCGGTGAAGGACCGCGAGGTCATCGTCTGCCGGTTCTTCCTCGATCTCAACGAGGAGGAGACCGGGGCGGTGCTGGGCTGGCCCCGGGGCACGGTGAAGTCGCGGATGTCGCGGGCCCTGAAGAAACTTCGCAGCCTGCTCGACCTCGCCGAGGTCCGCAATGGATGA
- a CDS encoding 1-aminocyclopropane-1-carboxylate deaminase: MTPALDSFARYPLLFGASPVHPLERLTAHLGGASVWAKREDCNSGIAFGGNKTRKLEYLVADALAQGCDTLVSIGGVQSNHTRQVAAVAARVGLRCVLVQESWVDWPDAGYDKVGNILLSRLAGADVRLVRAGFGIGVKESWQRALREIEEAGGKPYAIPAGGSDHRLGGLGFARWAYEVAEQERELGVFFDTIVVCSVTGSTQAGMVAGFAALQAAGGRPRRVVGVDGSAKPKETWDQVARIARDTAALIGLDRPLADDEIVLDERYHGGTYGIPDERTLDAMRTAARTEGMITDPVYEGKSMAGLVDLVSTGEIGRDSTVLYAHLGGQPALNGYSALFS, encoded by the coding sequence ATGACCCCCGCACTCGACTCCTTCGCCCGGTACCCTCTGCTCTTCGGCGCCTCCCCGGTGCACCCGCTGGAGCGGCTCACCGCGCACCTCGGCGGCGCGTCGGTGTGGGCGAAGCGGGAGGACTGCAACTCCGGCATCGCGTTCGGCGGCAACAAGACCCGCAAGCTGGAGTACCTGGTCGCCGACGCGCTCGCGCAGGGCTGCGACACGCTGGTGTCGATCGGCGGCGTGCAGTCCAACCACACCCGGCAGGTCGCGGCGGTGGCGGCCCGGGTCGGCCTGCGCTGCGTCCTCGTGCAGGAGAGCTGGGTGGACTGGCCGGACGCCGGCTACGACAAGGTCGGCAACATTCTGCTGTCCCGGCTGGCCGGCGCGGACGTCCGCCTGGTCCGGGCGGGCTTCGGCATCGGCGTCAAGGAGAGCTGGCAGCGGGCGCTCCGCGAGATCGAGGAGGCCGGCGGCAAGCCGTACGCGATCCCGGCCGGCGGCTCCGACCACCGGCTCGGCGGCCTCGGCTTCGCCCGGTGGGCGTACGAGGTGGCCGAGCAGGAACGCGAGCTGGGCGTCTTCTTCGACACGATCGTCGTCTGCTCGGTGACCGGGAGCACCCAGGCCGGCATGGTCGCCGGATTCGCCGCCCTGCAGGCCGCGGGCGGCCGGCCCCGCCGGGTCGTCGGCGTGGACGGCTCCGCCAAGCCGAAGGAGACCTGGGACCAGGTGGCCCGGATCGCCCGCGACACGGCCGCCCTCATCGGGCTCGACCGTCCCCTCGCGGACGACGAGATCGTCCTCGACGAGCGCTACCACGGCGGCACGTACGGCATCCCGGACGAGCGCACCCTGGACGCCATGCGCACGGCCGCGCGGACGGAGGGGATGATCACCGACCCGGTCTACGAGGGGAAGTCGATGGCCGGTCTCGTCGACCTGGTCAGTACCGGTGAGATCGGTCGGGACTCGACCGTGCTCTACGCCCACCTCGGCGGCCAGCCCGCGCTCAACGGCTACAGCGCGCTGTTCTCCTGA
- a CDS encoding GntR family transcriptional regulator yields the protein MDLKPVGRTLLRDQAYVAIKTAIVAGTLAPGQVVRDRDLAERLGFSRAPVRDALARLADEGLVESKPQSHTRVTPLILRDVRDALVVVRTMHELAARSAVPRLSGDDLATMRAANAEFAGAVRRGDVERALRADDTLHDVLVAACGNRAVAATIDRYTPLIRRLERQRFTTLPGEGSVRRHEELIRACASGAPEAAADITATIWSSLDEILQADLADEAVRAPHEPPQEMP from the coding sequence GTGGATCTCAAGCCGGTGGGCCGGACGCTCCTGCGCGACCAGGCGTACGTCGCCATCAAGACGGCGATCGTCGCCGGGACGCTCGCGCCCGGCCAGGTCGTCCGCGACCGCGACCTCGCCGAACGGCTGGGTTTCTCCCGGGCGCCGGTCCGCGACGCGCTCGCGCGGCTCGCCGACGAAGGGCTGGTCGAATCCAAGCCGCAGAGCCACACCCGGGTGACGCCGCTCATCCTCCGCGACGTCCGCGACGCCCTGGTGGTCGTGCGGACCATGCACGAGCTGGCGGCCCGGTCGGCCGTTCCCCGGCTGAGCGGCGACGACCTCGCCACCATGCGCGCGGCCAACGCCGAGTTCGCCGGCGCCGTGCGGAGGGGCGACGTGGAGCGCGCGCTGCGCGCCGACGACACCCTGCACGACGTGCTGGTGGCCGCCTGCGGCAACCGGGCGGTCGCCGCGACGATCGACCGTTACACCCCGCTCATCCGACGGCTCGAACGGCAACGGTTCACGACCCTGCCCGGGGAGGGGTCGGTACGCCGGCACGAGGAGCTGATCCGGGCGTGCGCGTCCGGCGCCCCCGAAGCCGCCGCCGACATCACCGCCACCATCTGGTCCAGCCTCGACGAGATCCTTCAGGCCGATCTCGCGGACGAAGCCGTCCGGGCACCCCACGAGCCTCCCCAGGAGATGCCATGA
- a CDS encoding SigE family RNA polymerase sigma factor, with product MPEVDTAATAAEDPQSSFDAFYRATRQRLFEFLYALTGNAAEAQDVLHEAYARAWQRWSTVREYDAPEAWMRTVARRIAVSRWRRARNAVFAHRRAGPPDDLPGPNPDSVALVTALARLPVEQRTAIVLHHLCDLPVSAVARETGAPEGTVKARLARGRRALAGLLGIDLEEESRV from the coding sequence ATGCCGGAGGTTGACACCGCCGCCACCGCGGCGGAGGACCCGCAGAGCTCGTTCGACGCGTTCTACCGCGCGACCCGGCAGCGGCTCTTCGAGTTCCTCTACGCCCTGACCGGAAACGCCGCCGAGGCCCAGGACGTGCTGCACGAGGCGTACGCCCGGGCCTGGCAACGCTGGTCGACGGTGCGGGAGTACGACGCCCCCGAGGCATGGATGCGCACCGTGGCCCGGCGGATCGCGGTGAGCCGGTGGCGGCGGGCCCGCAACGCCGTCTTCGCCCACCGGCGGGCCGGCCCCCCCGACGACCTGCCGGGACCCAACCCGGACAGTGTCGCGCTCGTCACCGCGCTCGCCCGGCTCCCGGTCGAGCAACGCACCGCCATCGTGCTGCACCACCTCTGCGACCTGCCGGTCTCGGCCGTCGCCCGGGAGACGGGGGCACCCGAGGGCACCGTGAAGGCCCGGCTCGCGCGCGGTCGCCGCGCGCTCGCCGGGCTGCTCGGCATCGACCTTGAGGAGGAGAGCCGTGTCTGA
- a CDS encoding DUF2267 domain-containing protein: MDSTEFLNAVAERAGLPLPEAATVTRATLTTLTARVSGEQARGLAAQLPEEFQGYLRKEVDFAEPLDLVQFLTEIQARTGLDGDRAAVTARAVLTTLCEAVSAGERDALVAELPKDFRRLLRPAARVQG, translated from the coding sequence GTGGACAGTACGGAGTTCCTCAACGCGGTGGCGGAGCGGGCCGGACTGCCGCTCCCCGAGGCGGCGACGGTCACCCGCGCGACCCTCACGACGTTGACGGCGCGGGTCAGCGGCGAACAGGCCCGCGGCCTGGCCGCGCAGCTCCCCGAGGAGTTCCAGGGGTACTTGCGCAAGGAGGTGGACTTCGCCGAGCCGCTCGATCTGGTGCAGTTCCTCACCGAGATCCAGGCCCGCACGGGACTGGACGGCGATCGCGCCGCCGTCACTGCCCGCGCCGTGCTGACCACCCTGTGCGAGGCGGTCAGCGCCGGCGAGCGCGACGCTCTGGTCGCGGAACTGCCGAAGGACTTCCGGCGGCTGCTCCGGCCGGCGGCTCGCGTCCAAGGGTGA
- a CDS encoding DNA-3-methyladenine glycosylase, translated as MTRPDRRPAALAELADLLAGPVVPAARGLLGARLSAGGVTVRITEVEAYAGTAGDPASHAHRGRTPRNAVMFGPAGHAYVYFTYGMHWCMNVVTGPDGEASAVLLRAGEVVDGLDVARARRPAVRRAVDLARGPARLCAALGIDRSVYGAHLLGDGPVRLLPPAEPVPEEAVTAGPRVGVTGAHDVPWRFWITGDPTVSTYRRHVPRRRGQPVDTELSA; from the coding sequence GTGACCCGACCCGACCGACGCCCCGCTGCCCTCGCGGAGCTTGCCGACCTGCTCGCCGGGCCGGTGGTGCCGGCCGCCCGCGGCCTGCTCGGCGCCCGACTGTCCGCCGGCGGGGTCACCGTCCGCATCACCGAGGTGGAGGCGTACGCCGGCACGGCCGGTGATCCCGCCTCGCACGCCCACCGGGGCCGCACGCCCCGCAATGCGGTGATGTTCGGGCCGGCCGGGCACGCCTACGTCTACTTCACCTACGGCATGCACTGGTGCATGAACGTGGTGACCGGGCCGGACGGGGAGGCCTCGGCGGTGCTGCTGCGGGCCGGCGAGGTGGTCGACGGCCTCGACGTCGCCCGGGCGCGGCGCCCCGCCGTACGCCGGGCCGTGGATCTCGCGCGCGGGCCGGCCCGGCTCTGCGCGGCGCTGGGGATCGACCGGTCGGTGTACGGCGCTCACCTGCTCGGCGACGGCCCGGTCCGGCTGCTGCCGCCGGCCGAACCGGTGCCGGAGGAGGCCGTCACGGCCGGGCCGCGGGTCGGGGTGACCGGCGCGCACGACGTGCCGTGGCGGTTCTGGATCACCGGCGACCCGACCGTCAGCACCTACCGCCGACACGTCCCCCGCCGGCGCGGCCAGCCGGTCGACACCGAGTTATCGGCGTGA
- a CDS encoding AMP-binding protein: MPVTPLSSLVPAVGAVPFVRDLAAHGGRPAIVTRDGQISYADLAERVAVTARRLGAGRRLVLVVGANTVDSLVAYLAALHAGHPVLLVPGGHDAALSGLVDAYDPDVVVGPADGGWRVEHRRAASAHDLHPELALLLSTSGSTGSPKLVRLSQANLQANAESIAGYLGIRDTDRAATTLPLHYCYGLSVVNSHLVRGAALVLTDLSVADTCFWELFRDTRATTFAGVPYTFDLLDRVGFAAMDLPHLRYVTQAGGRLAPDRVRRYAELGRRAGWDLFVMYGQTEATARMAYLPPDLALDHPAAIGVPVPGGAFRLAPVADHPDPDAGELVYSGPNVMLGYAHSPADLALGRTVDELHTGDLARRTPEGLWEIVGRRSRFAKILGLRIDPQQIDALLAAHGITATCVGGDDELIVAVAGAGDPRRLRRLVADEVRLPPRAVRILVLAELPRLASGKPDLAALRGLAAAGVEAPAAEPAAAGDLCQLYAQVLDRTDVTPDLSFVDLGGDSLSYVEMSVRLEQELGHLPANWHTLPIAELRGRDRDPGCASPEPRRRRSLETSVALRAAAIVLIVGSHIPLFTITGGAHLLLAVAGFNFARFQLTDAGRRDRLRQIGASLLRIVLPTTAWIGAVMLLNDQYELSTLLLVNSILRPDVPDGWHFWFVEAVVYLLVGLAALLGLRRVDRWERRYPFAFPLGLTALALLSRYDVFGLDARHDLPSALVAGWLFTLGWAAARADGVRQRLLVTAAVAATVPGFFGQPWREALIVAGFALLTWKPTVPSLAVVNKVAGILAASSLYIYLTHWQVYPHLRDLPLVALAASIALGIAYAALVNRVWRWVTALVPPRARNHDQVMLSRPVHGSTPR; encoded by the coding sequence GTGCCCGTGACACCCCTGTCCTCCCTGGTCCCGGCCGTCGGGGCGGTGCCGTTCGTTCGCGACCTGGCCGCCCACGGCGGCCGTCCCGCGATCGTCACCCGGGACGGGCAGATCTCCTACGCCGACCTCGCCGAGCGGGTCGCCGTCACGGCCCGGCGGCTGGGCGCCGGCCGACGGCTGGTGCTGGTGGTCGGCGCGAACACGGTCGACTCGCTGGTCGCGTACCTGGCCGCCCTGCACGCCGGCCACCCCGTGCTGCTGGTGCCCGGCGGGCACGACGCGGCGCTCAGCGGCCTGGTCGACGCGTACGACCCGGACGTGGTGGTCGGCCCGGCCGACGGCGGCTGGCGGGTCGAGCACCGCCGGGCGGCGTCGGCGCACGACCTGCACCCGGAGCTGGCGCTGCTGCTCAGCACCTCCGGCTCGACCGGCTCACCGAAGCTGGTCCGGCTGTCGCAGGCGAACCTCCAGGCCAACGCGGAGTCGATCGCCGGCTACCTGGGCATCCGGGACACCGACCGGGCGGCCACCACCCTGCCCCTGCACTACTGCTACGGCCTGTCGGTGGTCAACAGCCACCTGGTCCGGGGCGCCGCACTGGTGCTGACCGACCTGTCGGTCGCCGACACCTGCTTCTGGGAGCTGTTCCGGGACACCCGGGCAACCACGTTCGCCGGGGTGCCGTACACCTTCGACCTGCTGGACCGGGTCGGCTTCGCCGCGATGGACCTGCCGCACCTGCGCTACGTCACCCAGGCCGGCGGCCGGCTCGCCCCGGACCGGGTGCGCCGGTACGCCGAGCTGGGCCGCCGCGCCGGCTGGGACCTCTTCGTCATGTACGGCCAGACCGAGGCGACCGCCCGGATGGCGTACCTCCCGCCGGATCTGGCCCTCGACCACCCGGCGGCGATCGGCGTGCCGGTGCCCGGCGGCGCGTTCCGGCTCGCCCCGGTCGCCGACCATCCCGACCCGGACGCCGGCGAGCTGGTGTACTCCGGCCCGAACGTCATGCTCGGGTACGCGCACTCCCCCGCCGACCTGGCGCTCGGCCGCACCGTCGACGAGCTGCACACCGGTGACCTGGCCCGGCGGACGCCGGAGGGCCTGTGGGAGATCGTCGGCCGGCGCAGCCGGTTCGCCAAGATCCTGGGGCTGCGGATCGACCCGCAGCAGATCGACGCGCTGCTGGCCGCGCACGGGATCACCGCGACCTGCGTGGGCGGGGACGACGAGCTGATCGTGGCAGTGGCCGGCGCGGGCGACCCTCGCCGGCTCCGCCGCCTGGTCGCCGACGAGGTGAGGCTGCCGCCCCGGGCGGTGCGGATTCTCGTGCTCGCCGAGCTGCCCCGGCTCGCCTCGGGCAAGCCGGACCTGGCGGCGCTGCGCGGGCTGGCCGCCGCCGGGGTCGAGGCCCCGGCGGCCGAACCGGCCGCCGCCGGTGACCTCTGCCAGCTGTACGCGCAGGTGCTCGACCGGACCGACGTCACCCCGGACCTGAGCTTCGTCGACCTCGGCGGCGACTCCCTGTCGTACGTCGAGATGTCGGTGCGGCTGGAGCAGGAGCTGGGGCACCTGCCGGCGAACTGGCACACCCTGCCGATCGCGGAGCTGCGCGGCCGTGACCGGGATCCGGGGTGCGCCTCCCCCGAGCCGCGCCGCCGGCGCTCCCTGGAGACCAGCGTGGCGCTGCGGGCGGCGGCGATCGTGCTGATCGTCGGCTCGCACATCCCGCTGTTCACGATCACCGGTGGAGCGCACCTGCTGCTCGCCGTGGCCGGCTTCAACTTCGCCCGGTTCCAGCTCACCGACGCCGGCCGGCGCGACCGGCTGCGGCAGATCGGCGCGAGCCTGCTGCGCATCGTGCTGCCGACGACCGCCTGGATCGGCGCGGTCATGCTGCTCAACGACCAGTACGAGCTGAGCACCCTGCTGCTGGTCAACAGCATCCTCCGGCCCGACGTGCCGGACGGCTGGCACTTCTGGTTCGTCGAGGCGGTGGTCTACCTGCTGGTGGGCCTGGCCGCGCTGCTCGGGCTGCGCCGGGTGGACCGCTGGGAACGGCGGTATCCCTTCGCCTTCCCGCTGGGGCTGACCGCGCTCGCGCTCCTCAGCCGGTACGACGTGTTCGGCCTCGACGCCCGCCACGACCTGCCGTCGGCGCTGGTCGCCGGCTGGCTGTTCACGCTCGGCTGGGCGGCCGCCCGGGCCGACGGCGTCCGGCAGCGGCTGCTGGTGACCGCCGCCGTCGCGGCCACCGTGCCGGGCTTCTTCGGGCAGCCGTGGCGGGAGGCGCTGATCGTGGCCGGCTTCGCGCTGCTGACCTGGAAGCCGACCGTGCCGAGCCTGGCCGTGGTCAACAAGGTGGCCGGCATCCTCGCTGCCAGCTCGCTCTACATCTACCTGACCCACTGGCAGGTCTACCCGCACCTGCGGGACCTGCCGCTGGTCGCCCTCGCCGCATCGATCGCGCTCGGCATCGCGTACGCCGCCCTGGTCAACCGCGTCTGGCGCTGGGTGACGGCGCTCGTACCACCGCGAGCCCGCAACCATGATCAGGTGATGCTCAGCCGGCCCGTCCACGGTTCGACGCCCCGCTGA
- a CDS encoding MmcQ/YjbR family DNA-binding protein: MVEREEMRAYCLGKPGAWLDQPWEGDEVVKVGSRIFAFLGSAEAEPRIGVKCGPNRDVADEWIHRYPADAKPSPYIGRSGWNTLRLDGEIEDEELTVAVDASYDAVVAKLPKRERPTG; this comes from the coding sequence ATGGTGGAGCGCGAGGAGATGCGGGCGTACTGCCTGGGCAAGCCGGGCGCGTGGCTGGACCAGCCCTGGGAGGGCGACGAGGTGGTCAAGGTCGGTAGCCGGATCTTCGCCTTCCTCGGCTCGGCCGAGGCGGAGCCGAGAATCGGGGTGAAGTGCGGCCCCAACCGGGACGTCGCCGACGAGTGGATCCACCGGTACCCGGCGGACGCGAAGCCGTCGCCGTACATCGGCCGGTCCGGGTGGAACACCCTACGCCTGGACGGCGAGATCGAGGACGAGGAGCTGACCGTCGCCGTCGACGCGTCGTACGACGCGGTGGTGGCGAAGCTGCCGAAGCGGGAACGCCCGACGGGGTGA